A region from the Tsuneonella mangrovi genome encodes:
- a CDS encoding HAD-IA family hydrolase, with amino-acid sequence MTRLAVFDCDGTLVDGQAAVCDAMDTAFAEAGLPAPDRGRVRRIVGLSLPQAIRSLAPDADPMKQSAAVEAYKAAYRATREAGRLEEPLFAGMEPLLRSLHADGWQLAVATGKSDRGLTACLASHGIAELFVSLQTADRHPSKPHPAMLEAALLEAGAQASEAVMIGDTSFDIEMARAAGVRAIGVAWGYHDPAELTRAGAAAIAADCAELGDLLQ; translated from the coding sequence GTGACCCGGCTGGCGGTGTTCGATTGCGACGGCACGCTCGTCGACGGACAGGCCGCCGTGTGCGACGCGATGGACACCGCCTTCGCCGAAGCGGGCCTGCCCGCGCCCGACCGGGGCCGGGTGCGCCGCATCGTCGGCCTCAGCCTGCCGCAAGCGATCCGCAGCCTTGCCCCCGATGCCGACCCGATGAAGCAATCCGCTGCGGTCGAGGCCTACAAGGCTGCCTATCGCGCCACCCGCGAGGCGGGCCGGCTGGAAGAGCCGCTGTTCGCCGGGATGGAGCCGCTGCTCCGATCGCTTCACGCGGATGGCTGGCAGCTCGCGGTCGCCACCGGCAAGTCCGACCGGGGCTTGACCGCATGCCTTGCCTCGCACGGGATCGCAGAGCTGTTCGTCTCGCTTCAGACCGCCGACCGCCACCCGTCGAAGCCGCACCCGGCGATGCTCGAGGCGGCGCTGCTTGAAGCGGGCGCGCAGGCAAGCGAAGCGGTGATGATCGGCGACACCAGCTTCGATATCGAGATGGCCCGCGCCGCCGGGGTGCGCGCGATCGGGGTGGCGTGGGGCTATCACGATCCGGCCGAACTGACCCGCGCAGGGGCCGCCGCGATTGCCGCCGACTGCG
- a CDS encoding FMN-binding negative transcriptional regulator: protein MHPNPAFRSEDRALLEALIDEIGFGMVFLTTPDGPRVAHTPLLSTGDGAVQFHLARGNAMAKHLDGETALITINGPDAYVSPRWYAERGTVPTWDYVALELEGRVRRMASEGLEGLLHALILRHEGRLGGEQWSADETPPDIWRKLLGAIVGYEMEVLAWRPTLKLSQNKTAEDRAAIADGLEANGSPALAQLIRTLAK from the coding sequence ATGCATCCCAACCCCGCCTTCCGCAGCGAGGACCGCGCCCTGCTCGAAGCGTTGATCGACGAGATCGGCTTCGGGATGGTGTTCCTGACCACGCCCGACGGCCCGCGCGTGGCGCATACCCCGCTGCTCTCGACCGGCGACGGCGCGGTGCAGTTCCATCTGGCGCGCGGCAACGCGATGGCCAAGCACCTCGACGGCGAGACCGCGCTGATCACGATCAACGGGCCCGACGCCTACGTCTCCCCCCGCTGGTATGCCGAGCGCGGCACAGTGCCGACGTGGGACTACGTTGCGCTCGAGCTGGAGGGCCGCGTGCGGCGGATGGCGTCGGAGGGGCTCGAAGGGTTGCTCCACGCGCTCATCCTGCGCCACGAAGGGCGGCTCGGCGGCGAGCAATGGAGCGCCGACGAGACCCCACCCGACATATGGCGCAAGCTGCTCGGCGCGATCGTCGGCTACGAGATGGAAGTGCTCGCCTGGCGGCCCACGCTCAAGCTTTCGCAGAACAAGACCGCCGAAGACCGCGCGGCGATTGCCGACGGGCTGGAGGCCAACGGCAGCCCGGCCCTCGCCCAGTTGATCCGGACGCTGGCAAAGTGA
- a CDS encoding RluA family pseudouridine synthase: protein MTQTDTSEVRQFTVAPDDDGVRLDRWFKRHLPQVGFGTVSRWARTGQVRVDGKRARPEDRLAAGQVLRVPPGGEAPHRKPRQRKELSAEQVEEAQAMVIEQTRSAIVLNKPPGLATQGGTKTHNHVDGLLDAFVSGDEPRPRLVHRLDKDTSGVLLVARTPGSAAFFSKRFSGRSAKKVYWALVVGRPEVTEGMIDAPLAKQPGTGGEKMHVDEEGGQPAKTRYRVVDRAGNKAAWVELEPLTGRTHQLRAHMAAIGHPIVGDGKYGGQQAFLTGSVSRKMHLHARRLIIDNPEGGKLDVTAQLPEHFAATMEQMGFDEALSDAAPTEGPPERTKEQKKQAARQHAKQVRKSKPARRGRGAARKAPAKGKR, encoded by the coding sequence ATGACGCAAACCGATACGTCCGAGGTACGCCAGTTCACGGTCGCGCCCGACGACGACGGGGTGCGGCTCGACCGGTGGTTCAAGCGCCACTTGCCGCAGGTGGGTTTCGGCACCGTCAGTCGCTGGGCGCGCACCGGGCAGGTGCGGGTCGACGGCAAGCGTGCCCGGCCCGAGGACCGGCTCGCCGCAGGGCAGGTGCTGCGCGTGCCACCCGGAGGCGAAGCCCCGCACCGCAAGCCGCGCCAGCGCAAGGAATTGAGTGCGGAGCAGGTCGAAGAAGCGCAAGCGATGGTGATCGAGCAGACCCGCTCGGCGATCGTGCTCAACAAGCCGCCCGGGCTCGCCACGCAAGGCGGCACCAAGACGCACAATCACGTCGACGGGCTGCTCGACGCATTCGTATCGGGCGACGAACCGCGCCCGCGGCTGGTCCACCGGCTCGACAAGGATACCAGCGGCGTGCTGCTGGTCGCGCGCACCCCGGGCAGCGCGGCGTTCTTCTCCAAGCGGTTTTCCGGTCGCAGCGCGAAGAAGGTCTATTGGGCGCTCGTCGTGGGTCGCCCCGAGGTCACCGAAGGCATGATCGACGCGCCGCTCGCCAAACAGCCGGGCACCGGCGGCGAGAAGATGCACGTCGACGAGGAAGGCGGCCAGCCGGCCAAGACCCGCTACCGCGTGGTCGACCGCGCGGGCAACAAGGCCGCGTGGGTCGAGCTGGAGCCGCTGACCGGGCGCACCCACCAGCTTCGCGCGCACATGGCGGCGATCGGTCACCCGATCGTGGGCGACGGCAAGTATGGCGGGCAGCAAGCGTTCCTCACCGGCAGCGTCAGCCGCAAGATGCACCTGCACGCGCGCCGCCTGATCATCGACAATCCCGAAGGCGGAAAGCTCGACGTGACCGCTCAGCTGCCCGAGCATTTCGCCGCAACGATGGAGCAGATGGGTTTCGACGAGGCGCTGTCCGATGCCGCACCGACCGAAGGTCCGCCCGAACGCACCAAAGAACAGAAGAAACAGGCCGCGCGCCAGCACGCCAAGCAGGTCCGCAAATCGAAGCCCGCACGGCGCGGGCGCGGCGCGGCCCGCAAGGCACCTGCCAAGGGCAAGCGTTGA
- the crcB gene encoding fluoride efflux transporter CrcB, which produces MSIPSPFTATAFVFAGGGTGAVMRYQLGRFMTHWLGPNVVTAFPWATLAANVLGSLAMGLLAGYLARHGSHGESWRLFIGVGLLGGFTTFSSFSLETMLLIERGQPMTAVTYAAVSVLAGVTGLYLGLITMRVVG; this is translated from the coding sequence ATGAGCATTCCCTCCCCCTTCACTGCCACCGCCTTCGTCTTCGCCGGAGGCGGCACCGGCGCTGTCATGCGGTACCAGCTGGGCCGGTTCATGACCCATTGGCTCGGCCCCAACGTGGTCACTGCGTTTCCGTGGGCGACGCTGGCGGCGAACGTGCTCGGCAGCCTCGCGATGGGACTGCTCGCGGGATACCTCGCGCGCCACGGCAGCCACGGGGAGAGCTGGCGGCTGTTCATCGGGGTCGGCCTGCTCGGCGGGTTCACGACCTTCTCCAGCTTCAGTCTCGAGACGATGCTGCTGATCGAACGCGGCCAGCCGATGACCGCGGTGACTTACGCGGCCGTGTCGGTGCTCGCGGGCGTGACCGGGCTCTATCTCGGCCTGATCACCATGCGGGTCGTGGGATGA
- the rpsU gene encoding 30S ribosomal protein S21, which produces MQIIVRDNNVDQALRALKKKLQREGVYREMKLRRHYEKPSEKRAREKAAAVRRARKMERKRMERDGIK; this is translated from the coding sequence ATGCAGATCATCGTTCGCGATAACAACGTCGACCAGGCCCTGCGCGCGCTCAAGAAGAAGCTGCAGCGCGAGGGGGTGTATCGCGAGATGAAGCTGCGTCGCCATTACGAAAAGCCGAGCGAAAAGCGCGCCCGCGAAAAGGCCGCCGCTGTCCGCCGCGCCCGCAAGATGGAGCGCAAGCGGATGGAGCGCGACGGGATCAAGTAA